Proteins encoded together in one Falco biarmicus isolate bFalBia1 chromosome 4, bFalBia1.pri, whole genome shotgun sequence window:
- the LOC130147195 gene encoding zinc finger protein 777-like isoform X2 — translation MGRAGVGMGGGCVAWRRRGRAGRGRCGAAEAAVRAAMARWGPAQQEPEWAPEAWQPPPPPAPGPEAAKPAAAEISLWTVVAAVQAVERKVESQALRLLSLEGRAETAEQKVSGLEAAVRDFGGRLERKWAALAALLRDNARRLEHVERQLQHRSGWAARPGPGPGPGPGGHQPKVPAACEDDAATLPEQEWGSLDSQQKELYRVAMKGNYEAAVSLGPGDASSKPALLQPAEDGEDSGEKVVIKTEEQQPLEEGSEILALPPAPSVRLEEEVPLGQVQPMPWESHAGLDGQKAGEGLGEFCKDGTAQPEFKPVVVPVEAHPAPGLPFPTEHVLGVGTDQLFALPQGMPLGEDTTAEVASEQPSSEQHRPCDAGEEPRALPLGWKSVRLKRNLLVRQQSQARKSNGSFICTACGKSLAHHAALLRHQRLHTGERPFQCPACGKSFNEKSNLNKHYRIHTGERPYRCPACGKGFIQKHHLQKHQRIHGVQLRGGWAGRPTRASAAGERLYRCIECAESFPQKASLEEHQRRHTQQRPFQCNSCTKSFRHRQSLNHHQKVHAVASSPAISLPSHGRELETSPCKAVTQDNR, via the exons ATGGGCCGGGCCGGGGTGGGGATGGGCGGGGGGTGCGTGGCGTGGCGGCGCCGCGGGCGggccggcagggggcgctgTGGCGCGGCAGAGGCGGCGGTGCGGGCGGCCATGGCCCGCTGGGGCCCCGCGCAG CAGGAGCCCGAGTGGGCGCCCGAGGCCtggcagccgccgccgccccccgcgcccggccccgaGGCGGCCAAGCCGGCCGCGGCCGAGATCTCGCTGTGGACGGTGGTGGCGGCCGTGCAGGCGGTGGAGCGGAAGGTGGAGTCGCAGGCGCTgcggctgctcagcctggaggggCGGGCGGAGACGGCGGAGCAGAAGGTGTCGGGGCTGGAGGCGGCCGTGCGGGACTTCGGCGGGCGGCTGGAGCGCAAGTGGGCGGCGCTGGCCGCGCTGCTGCGGGACAACGCGCGGCGCCTGGAGCACGTCGAGCGGCAGCTGCAGCACCGCAGCGGCTGggcggcccgccccggccccggccccggccccggccccggcggccaCCAGCCCAAG GTGCCAGCAGCGTGTGAGGATGATGCAGCCACTTTGCCGGAGCAGGAGTGGGGGAGCTTGGACAGCCAGCAGAAGGAGCTCTACAGGGTTGCGATGAAGGGGAATTACGAGGCTGCGGTCTCTCTGG GACCCGGGGATGCCAGCTCCAAacctgcactgctgcagccagccgAGGACGGGGAGGATTCAG GTGAGAAGGTCGTGATCAagacagaagagcagcagcccctggaggaAGGATCTGAAATCCTGGCTCTGCCGCCGGCACCCTCAGTGAGACTGGAAGAGGAGGTTCCCCTGGGCCAGGTGCAGCCGATGCCCTGGGAGAGCCACGCTGGCTTGGACGGGCagaaggcaggagagggcttAGGCGAGTTCTGCAAGGATGGGACCGCCCAGCCGGAATTTAAGCCTGTGGTGGTGCCAGTGGAAGCTCACCCGGCCCCAGGCTTGCCCTTCCCAACAGAGCATGTGCTTGGTGTGGGGACTGACCAGCTGTTTGCGCTGCCCCAAGGAATGCCTCTGGGGGAAGACACCACCGCAGAGGTGGCCTCGGAGCAgcccagctcagagcagcatCGTCCCTGTGACGCAGGGGAAGAACCTCGTGCCCTCCCGCTGGGCTGGAAGAGCGTCCGGCTGAAGCGCAACCTCCTGGTGCGGCAGCAGAGCCAGGCGAGGAAGAGCAATGGCTCCTTCATCTGCACAGCCTgtgggaagagcctggctcaCCACGCTGCGCTGCTGCGGCACCAGCGCCTGCACACGGGCGAGCGTCCTTTCCAGTGCCCTGCCTGCGGGAAGAGCTTCAACGAGAAGTCCAACCTCAACAAGCACTACCGTATCCACACCGGGGAGCGTCCCTACCGCTGCCCGGCCTGCGGCAAGGGCTTCATCCAGAAGCACCACCTCCAGAAGCACCAGCGCATCCATGGGGTGCAGCTGCGGGGTGGGTGGGCCGGCCGGCCTACGCGGGCCAGCGCCGCCGGGGAGCGGCTTTACCGCTGCATCGAGTGCGCGGAGAGCTTTCCCCAGAAAGCGTCACTGGAGGAGCACCAGCGCCGGCACACCCAGCAGCGGCCCTTCCAATGCAACAGCTGCACCAAGAGCTTCCGGCACCGGCAGTCTCTGAACCACCACCAGAAGGTCCACGCTGTGGCCAGCTCTCCTGCCATCAGCTTGCCGAGCCATGGCCGGGAGCTGGAGACCAGCCCCTGCAAGGCTGTGACCCAAGATAACCGGTAG
- the LOC130147195 gene encoding zinc finger protein 777-like isoform X3 — protein MGRAGVGMGGGCVAWRRRGRAGRGRCGAAEAAVRAAMARWGPAQEPEWAPEAWQPPPPPAPGPEAAKPAAAEISLWTVVAAVQAVERKVESQALRLLSLEGRAETAEQKVSGLEAAVRDFGGRLERKWAALAALLRDNARRLEHVERQLQHRSGWAARPGPGPGPGPGGHQPKVPAACEDDAATLPEQEWGSLDSQQKELYRVAMKGNYEAAVSLGPGDASSKPALLQPAEDGEDSAGEKVVIKTEEQQPLEEGSEILALPPAPSVRLEEEVPLGQVQPMPWESHAGLDGQKAGEGLGEFCKDGTAQPEFKPVVVPVEAHPAPGLPFPTEHVLGVGTDQLFALPQGMPLGEDTTAEVASEQPSSEQHRPCDAGEEPRALPLGWKSVRLKRNLLVRQQSQARKSNGSFICTACGKSLAHHAALLRHQRLHTGERPFQCPACGKSFNEKSNLNKHYRIHTGERPYRCPACGKGFIQKHHLQKHQRIHGVQLRGGWAGRPTRASAAGERLYRCIECAESFPQKASLEEHQRRHTQQRPFQCNSCTKSFRHRQSLNHHQKVHAVASSPAISLPSHGRELETSPCKAVTQDNR, from the exons ATGGGCCGGGCCGGGGTGGGGATGGGCGGGGGGTGCGTGGCGTGGCGGCGCCGCGGGCGggccggcagggggcgctgTGGCGCGGCAGAGGCGGCGGTGCGGGCGGCCATGGCCCGCTGGGGCCCCGCGCAG GAGCCCGAGTGGGCGCCCGAGGCCtggcagccgccgccgccccccgcgcccggccccgaGGCGGCCAAGCCGGCCGCGGCCGAGATCTCGCTGTGGACGGTGGTGGCGGCCGTGCAGGCGGTGGAGCGGAAGGTGGAGTCGCAGGCGCTgcggctgctcagcctggaggggCGGGCGGAGACGGCGGAGCAGAAGGTGTCGGGGCTGGAGGCGGCCGTGCGGGACTTCGGCGGGCGGCTGGAGCGCAAGTGGGCGGCGCTGGCCGCGCTGCTGCGGGACAACGCGCGGCGCCTGGAGCACGTCGAGCGGCAGCTGCAGCACCGCAGCGGCTGggcggcccgccccggccccggccccggccccggccccggcggccaCCAGCCCAAG GTGCCAGCAGCGTGTGAGGATGATGCAGCCACTTTGCCGGAGCAGGAGTGGGGGAGCTTGGACAGCCAGCAGAAGGAGCTCTACAGGGTTGCGATGAAGGGGAATTACGAGGCTGCGGTCTCTCTGG GACCCGGGGATGCCAGCTCCAAacctgcactgctgcagccagccgAGGACGGGGAGGATTCAG CAGGTGAGAAGGTCGTGATCAagacagaagagcagcagcccctggaggaAGGATCTGAAATCCTGGCTCTGCCGCCGGCACCCTCAGTGAGACTGGAAGAGGAGGTTCCCCTGGGCCAGGTGCAGCCGATGCCCTGGGAGAGCCACGCTGGCTTGGACGGGCagaaggcaggagagggcttAGGCGAGTTCTGCAAGGATGGGACCGCCCAGCCGGAATTTAAGCCTGTGGTGGTGCCAGTGGAAGCTCACCCGGCCCCAGGCTTGCCCTTCCCAACAGAGCATGTGCTTGGTGTGGGGACTGACCAGCTGTTTGCGCTGCCCCAAGGAATGCCTCTGGGGGAAGACACCACCGCAGAGGTGGCCTCGGAGCAgcccagctcagagcagcatCGTCCCTGTGACGCAGGGGAAGAACCTCGTGCCCTCCCGCTGGGCTGGAAGAGCGTCCGGCTGAAGCGCAACCTCCTGGTGCGGCAGCAGAGCCAGGCGAGGAAGAGCAATGGCTCCTTCATCTGCACAGCCTgtgggaagagcctggctcaCCACGCTGCGCTGCTGCGGCACCAGCGCCTGCACACGGGCGAGCGTCCTTTCCAGTGCCCTGCCTGCGGGAAGAGCTTCAACGAGAAGTCCAACCTCAACAAGCACTACCGTATCCACACCGGGGAGCGTCCCTACCGCTGCCCGGCCTGCGGCAAGGGCTTCATCCAGAAGCACCACCTCCAGAAGCACCAGCGCATCCATGGGGTGCAGCTGCGGGGTGGGTGGGCCGGCCGGCCTACGCGGGCCAGCGCCGCCGGGGAGCGGCTTTACCGCTGCATCGAGTGCGCGGAGAGCTTTCCCCAGAAAGCGTCACTGGAGGAGCACCAGCGCCGGCACACCCAGCAGCGGCCCTTCCAATGCAACAGCTGCACCAAGAGCTTCCGGCACCGGCAGTCTCTGAACCACCACCAGAAGGTCCACGCTGTGGCCAGCTCTCCTGCCATCAGCTTGCCGAGCCATGGCCGGGAGCTGGAGACCAGCCCCTGCAAGGCTGTGACCCAAGATAACCGGTAG
- the LOC130147202 gene encoding zinc finger protein 398-like, protein MAELHAHLRAPERAEAAVWDALPWELPLPAVPVSFEDITVHFSKQEWASLDDGQKELYRTVMEGNYETLVSLYCALFKPELLFRLERGEELCVPAESDLKAADVSPEPAAEPGCLSNDSLLEQVTKESCEENCRDLKESRSLAMTADCIAPHIPHEATAIPADLSQPTLLPSCPVPTRCHEEVNPSWSPAPPPAAADANVGVPMEVPQEEVVAEKQAVPVTPSKGLEEEDTKDSGNGGQGLVADVPNELVKEAIPDVRRTMPQADPSCTITSPRKPIESPCVGRTATCQRNSTREKSYSCPVCRKNFLLKINLIIHQRNHRNSVPYVCTHCGCNFMSKKKIRRHLRFWASKGFCQPLEGEQCPGRAVGPASQPCTQSSTMWQVPNPNQYPLSPGVMYTCNLCAENYSSQRFLVLRQHRLTTA, encoded by the exons ATGGCGGAGCTGCACGCCCACCTCCGGGCGCCGGAGCGGGCGGAGGCGGCGGTGTGGGACGCGCTCCCCTGGGAGCTGCCGCTCCCCGCG GTGCCAGTGAGTTTCGAGGACATCACGGTGCACTTCAGCAAGCAGGAGTGGGCGAGCCTGGACGATGGGCAGAAGGAGCTGTACAGGACTGTGATGGAGGGCAACTACGAGACGCTGGTGTCCTTGT ACTGTGCCCTGTTCAAGCCTGAACTCCTATTTCGGCTCGAAAGAGGAGAAGAGCTGTGTGTGCCAGCAGAGTCAGACCTGAAGGCAGCAGACGTGTCCCCGGAGCCAGCCGCAG agccGGGCTGCCTGAGCAATGACAgtctgctggagcaggtgaCAAAGGAGTCTTGCGAGGAGAATTGTAGGGACCTGAAGGAAAGCAGGAGCCTGGCGATGACGGCAGACTGCATTGCCC CACACATCCCTCACGAAGCCACCGCTATCCCAGCAGATCTCAGCCAGCCAACCCTGTTACCTTCCTGCCCGGTCCCTACACGTTGTCACGAAGAGGTGAATCCGAGCTGGTCTCCAGCGCCgcctcctgcagcag CTGATGCCAATGTGGGGGTCCCGATGGAGGTACCGCAGGAGGAGGTTGTTGCGGAGAAGCAGGCAGTGCCTGTAACACCCTCGAAGGGTCTGGAAGAGGAGGACACAAAAGATTCAGGGAATGGTGGCCAAGGTCTGGTGGCAGATGTTCCCAATGAACTGGTTAAGGAGGCAATACCAGATGTCCGCAGAACGATGCCACAGGCAGATCCTAGCTGCACCATCACCTCCCCAAGAAAGCCCATAGAGAGCCCCTGCGTGGGCCGGACTGCAACCTGCCAGCGAAATTCCACCCGGGAGAAATCCTACTCCTGCCCTGTGTGCAGGAAAAACTTTCTGCTGAAGATCAACCTGATCATCCACCAGCGGAACCACAGGAACAGCGTGCCTTACGTCTGCACCCACTGCGGCTGCAACTTCATGTCCAAAAAGAAGATCCGACGTCACCTGCGGTTCTGGGCGTCCAAGGGGTTCTGCCAGCCCTTGGAGGGGGAGCAGTGCCCCGGCCGGGCGGTGGgccctgcctcccagccctgcacccagaGCAGTACCATGTGGCAGGTGCCCAACCCCAACCAGTACCCGCTGTCGCCTGGGGTGATGTACACGTGCAACCTGTGCGCGGAGAACTACTCCAGCCAGCGCTTCCTGGTGCTGCGCCAGCACAGGCTAACCACCGCCTGA
- the LOC130147195 gene encoding zinc finger protein 777-like isoform X1, with the protein MGRAGVGMGGGCVAWRRRGRAGRGRCGAAEAAVRAAMARWGPAQQEPEWAPEAWQPPPPPAPGPEAAKPAAAEISLWTVVAAVQAVERKVESQALRLLSLEGRAETAEQKVSGLEAAVRDFGGRLERKWAALAALLRDNARRLEHVERQLQHRSGWAARPGPGPGPGPGGHQPKVPAACEDDAATLPEQEWGSLDSQQKELYRVAMKGNYEAAVSLGPGDASSKPALLQPAEDGEDSAGEKVVIKTEEQQPLEEGSEILALPPAPSVRLEEEVPLGQVQPMPWESHAGLDGQKAGEGLGEFCKDGTAQPEFKPVVVPVEAHPAPGLPFPTEHVLGVGTDQLFALPQGMPLGEDTTAEVASEQPSSEQHRPCDAGEEPRALPLGWKSVRLKRNLLVRQQSQARKSNGSFICTACGKSLAHHAALLRHQRLHTGERPFQCPACGKSFNEKSNLNKHYRIHTGERPYRCPACGKGFIQKHHLQKHQRIHGVQLRGGWAGRPTRASAAGERLYRCIECAESFPQKASLEEHQRRHTQQRPFQCNSCTKSFRHRQSLNHHQKVHAVASSPAISLPSHGRELETSPCKAVTQDNR; encoded by the exons ATGGGCCGGGCCGGGGTGGGGATGGGCGGGGGGTGCGTGGCGTGGCGGCGCCGCGGGCGggccggcagggggcgctgTGGCGCGGCAGAGGCGGCGGTGCGGGCGGCCATGGCCCGCTGGGGCCCCGCGCAG CAGGAGCCCGAGTGGGCGCCCGAGGCCtggcagccgccgccgccccccgcgcccggccccgaGGCGGCCAAGCCGGCCGCGGCCGAGATCTCGCTGTGGACGGTGGTGGCGGCCGTGCAGGCGGTGGAGCGGAAGGTGGAGTCGCAGGCGCTgcggctgctcagcctggaggggCGGGCGGAGACGGCGGAGCAGAAGGTGTCGGGGCTGGAGGCGGCCGTGCGGGACTTCGGCGGGCGGCTGGAGCGCAAGTGGGCGGCGCTGGCCGCGCTGCTGCGGGACAACGCGCGGCGCCTGGAGCACGTCGAGCGGCAGCTGCAGCACCGCAGCGGCTGggcggcccgccccggccccggccccggccccggccccggcggccaCCAGCCCAAG GTGCCAGCAGCGTGTGAGGATGATGCAGCCACTTTGCCGGAGCAGGAGTGGGGGAGCTTGGACAGCCAGCAGAAGGAGCTCTACAGGGTTGCGATGAAGGGGAATTACGAGGCTGCGGTCTCTCTGG GACCCGGGGATGCCAGCTCCAAacctgcactgctgcagccagccgAGGACGGGGAGGATTCAG CAGGTGAGAAGGTCGTGATCAagacagaagagcagcagcccctggaggaAGGATCTGAAATCCTGGCTCTGCCGCCGGCACCCTCAGTGAGACTGGAAGAGGAGGTTCCCCTGGGCCAGGTGCAGCCGATGCCCTGGGAGAGCCACGCTGGCTTGGACGGGCagaaggcaggagagggcttAGGCGAGTTCTGCAAGGATGGGACCGCCCAGCCGGAATTTAAGCCTGTGGTGGTGCCAGTGGAAGCTCACCCGGCCCCAGGCTTGCCCTTCCCAACAGAGCATGTGCTTGGTGTGGGGACTGACCAGCTGTTTGCGCTGCCCCAAGGAATGCCTCTGGGGGAAGACACCACCGCAGAGGTGGCCTCGGAGCAgcccagctcagagcagcatCGTCCCTGTGACGCAGGGGAAGAACCTCGTGCCCTCCCGCTGGGCTGGAAGAGCGTCCGGCTGAAGCGCAACCTCCTGGTGCGGCAGCAGAGCCAGGCGAGGAAGAGCAATGGCTCCTTCATCTGCACAGCCTgtgggaagagcctggctcaCCACGCTGCGCTGCTGCGGCACCAGCGCCTGCACACGGGCGAGCGTCCTTTCCAGTGCCCTGCCTGCGGGAAGAGCTTCAACGAGAAGTCCAACCTCAACAAGCACTACCGTATCCACACCGGGGAGCGTCCCTACCGCTGCCCGGCCTGCGGCAAGGGCTTCATCCAGAAGCACCACCTCCAGAAGCACCAGCGCATCCATGGGGTGCAGCTGCGGGGTGGGTGGGCCGGCCGGCCTACGCGGGCCAGCGCCGCCGGGGAGCGGCTTTACCGCTGCATCGAGTGCGCGGAGAGCTTTCCCCAGAAAGCGTCACTGGAGGAGCACCAGCGCCGGCACACCCAGCAGCGGCCCTTCCAATGCAACAGCTGCACCAAGAGCTTCCGGCACCGGCAGTCTCTGAACCACCACCAGAAGGTCCACGCTGTGGCCAGCTCTCCTGCCATCAGCTTGCCGAGCCATGGCCGGGAGCTGGAGACCAGCCCCTGCAAGGCTGTGACCCAAGATAACCGGTAG